A single Rhinolophus ferrumequinum isolate MPI-CBG mRhiFer1 chromosome 20, mRhiFer1_v1.p, whole genome shotgun sequence DNA region contains:
- the LOC117012235 gene encoding NADH dehydrogenase [ubiquinone] 1 alpha subcomplex subunit 3-like → MRGAGVKAKLDVCLQEWSGSCCLSDQDGGKIAAFLKNAWAKEPVLVVAPIIGRLDIILPLLSPYTDHTVMINQAILQLPAPSETRGMADVPATPDCQRPSLEWLKKL, encoded by the coding sequence ATGAGAGGAGCTGGTGTCAAAGCCAAGTTAGATGTTTGCCTACAAGAATGGTCTGGCAGCTGTTGCCTCAGCGACCAAGATGGTGGCAAGATTGCTGCCTTCCTCAAGAATGCCTGGGCCAAGGAGCCAGTGCTGGTAGTGGCGCCCATCATTGGGCGCCTAGATATAATTCTGCCCCTACTCAGCCCTTACACCGATCACACCGTCATGATCAATCAGGCCATACTCCAACTCCCAGCTCCCTCTGAGACAAGGGGAATGGCTGACGTGCCAGCCACCCCAGATTGTCAACGCCCAAGCTTGGAGTGGCTGAAGAAACTATGA